TTTCAAGCTGTAACTGAGTTCTGGTGTGGTAGTCTTGTTGTTTAGCTGGGATGGCCTAACTGTGACTGCATAAAGGGGTTAGCCAGTCCTCTTACCTCTCGGGTCGTTGTGTGGGAGAACATTCCAAAGTGTATTATGCCATGTGAAATATTGACAATCCTCTGTTCATTGTGCCAAAAAACAGAGGCAGAATGGGATATCTGCCCAGGTTTACCCAGAATGGGCTTGTATTGTGCAGGATGGTAGGAGGGGACAGGCTCATAGGGTTGCGCCAGGAAAAATACATCTGTTTAATGTGTGGAGTCACGTGCACAAGCTGTAACCATGAACATGTCACATCCTGGTTATACCTAATGTATCCCAGTTCTGTCTGTAGCATCTACTGTAGGCTACAGTTGAAATCATGCTAGCAACTGGGCTATACTGGGTGTTGAATTCGGTTCAAGCACTGTTCCAGCTAAACTGGTTTCAGACACTGTCTGGCCAGTGCCAACAGGGAGAGACTTTTTTAAACAATTGAGTTATCTAGAATTGTACTTAAGCATGGATGAAAGATCCATTTTACAACAGGGCTGTATCTACGTTAACTGTTTTTGAGAAATCTCCCTCTGGTGCAGGTCCCCAGGTGACAGTAAGAGTGGGAGTGCAAGTGGAGTTGGTGCAATGATTCAGAGCAGGTCTAGAAAACAGTGTGATCAAAATGCCAAAGCCTCATCAAGAATAGTTCTCTCACTGTTTTCTCATGAGTGGCAGTGCAATGGTGGAAGGTTTCCCAATAAAAAACTAGAGTAGATGAGGTCTTGGAGGAGGGGGCAAACCCTGGTATAACCAGATTTTTAGACCAAACAAAAATgtgctgaaacaatttttcaCTGACTGCATGGTTCTACAGTTTGGCTCTGGCCACTCAGCCCAGAATTATAGCACCTTTGAACCCCATAATGTCAGCTTCTTAACAGTTATTAAATTTGgttaatttcatagtgtagatagGACCACAATGTTTAAATGGCTGATGCTAGTGTGCTCAGGGACAGTTTCCTTGACCATTGTAGACAGCTTTCCTAGCACATGAGGGAAAGGTCCCTATCTGATTCACCTACCTTCCCCACGCCCACCCTATGATTCTCACAAAAATATCAATCCATGCCAGACAGGGAAGCCATGCTAGAACTATTGTACCAACAGCCATTTCACCTGTGTTTCAGCAGGATGGTTAACATTAAGTTAATCATAGTGTGGCCACTCCTTTAGTGATGACCATGACTGTTGACAGCGCACAGGACGATAATGTGCTGGAAGAATGTTGTTAACTCTTGAAATGTGTACTTTTAAAATTAGCCATAGCTGTAGCACGGTGACATATTTATAATTGCTTGACTCCTGTAGCAGCAACAATAAACCAAAAGAGTGTCCTGAAGTGAACCAAGGGCCACTGAGTGGGATAATCTGTGCCAGTCATACCTGCAAACTGCTGCGAAGGGCTTTGCAGACACTAGTGTACCACCTCAGTCATTGTGTAAAATCCATCGTCTGTTGTGGCAATTGCTCCAGTTAAGCAGACATGTCCTTGTTCAGGAACTCGTTGAATAAACTATTGCATAAACATATCAGATTTAGGCCATTAGAAGTCAGATAAATTTCGGATACAATGTATAGGTGTGGCAGAGCATTAACACTGTATCGGCTCTGATCATTACAGGAGCCATTAGCTAGTGTTTCATAATGTCTTTGTATGCTTGTGTTCTTGTAACTATGCAGGGTACATACTTCACTGTTAATTGACCTAAATAAATGTTAGAAGCAATGgcttttttttaacctattttttaaattctgaaataCGCTAATGGGGTATTGTCAACATAATTTAGCAACGTAGGAATCCCCAGACCAGACCAGGGCtccatctagccagtatcctgtctctgattaATGGCCAgtcccaggtgcttcagaggaagatgaaagaAACATGTAGTCAACTATTATGAAATAAGGTGCTCATGAGAAAACACCTTGCTAGCCCACGTCAGTTAGCGGTTGTCTTTTACCCTGAAGCAGATGAAtttatatcctttccaaaatGTAGTTTTCTGCCCATTTAATgtaactgatttaaataaattctatatttaaaaaagaaaatatcagtGTGGCTAATAACTTGTACCCAGTCCTGTAATTGGTTCTGTGTGGGTGGGCTTTGCTGGAGCTCCACAGGGGTCCACTTGTTCAGATctaattgcaggatcaggtccttaaattTATTTCAGGTTTAATATCTAACTTTTAACCTACTTTTCGTCAGTTTGTTTAATTTTGCCTTTTGTTCAACTCAGACAGTTGAAActtgactggtcagtttcacttccttcTCCTTGTTAGAGAAGCTTCCAAGCTGATCACTAAGCAATGCTGCTGTGTTTTGAGGTTGTGGCACTAGAGGAGAAGCTTTgccttaaaatattttcatagaattaaaaaaaaaaaaaaacacttaaaatataTGAATAGAAGAGTTTAAATAGCTACCCTATCActccactctctctctcagcccctAATTTACTCTCCAGAGTCTCCCTTTAGTAAACCATTGAACGTATTCATTTTTGATTGCTCTCTCTTCTCACCCTGAATTATTAATGTGTGTAGCTAAGCTGGGTAAACTACTTTGCTAGCATAGCTCTGTGTCAAAAAGGCCATGGTTACctatgaggctttttttttttttttttccccttcttgcttTCTAAAACTGCAGGTTCCAAACATAATCAAGGCCTTGCACAAGCAGCTCAAGGAGAAAAGCATCAAATCAAGGCAAGGGTGCTTCAGTCTCCTTACAGAATTGGCCAATGTTCTTCCTGGCTGCCTGGCAGATCACATCCCTGCATTAATGCCTGGTAAAACTGGTTTGTTGGCTGGGAAGTGGTAGGGAGCGGTTGTCTCAGTTTAAAGTTTCCACTTTCAGTGCTATAAGGTTTCTAAATGACGTGTGTTTCTccttcctgctttttttttttaaaaaatttctggaTGTTTATAAACactaaaaaggcaaaaagaaaaggagtacttgtggcaccgtagagactaacaaatttatttgagcataagctttcgtgagctacagctcacttcatcgggtgcacaGTGTCTATTCCTGCTGCTACTGAAACCAATTGACTTTGAGCTCAGGATTGGGGTCATAGTGGTGACATTTTCTATTTCTCTCTGAATCTcctagaacattttaaaaatgtttattgggGGAGGGTTTTATCTGCAGGCCCACAAGTTTTTTCACCTAACTTTCCTTCCTTGTAAATTAGTGAAGGGTGCACATCCAAGAATGTTGACGTATTCATAACACTGAGGCCCTCCAAGACCTTGGGCTTGTCCTTACTGTAAATGTATGGGGAAACTGCCTTTTCAATATCCCCTGGCCCTGAGCATCCCATGACCTTCAATTCCTGTATGTTTACAAGAAACAACAGAAAATATGAACAGTAAATTGCATTGGGGGTGGCAAGTGGGAATCTTGGAAATACCTTACTAATGACTCATCTGAAAAACAATTTTCAGACTATATCATAGAAGTTAGATATGGAAAAGACCCATTAGTGCATCCAGTCTATCTCCCTGCCAACGCAGGATTATTCTCTAAAGTACATTTTTCTAACATTTTTGTCCAGTCTAATTTGCAAAACCCAAGCAGTTGAGCTTCCACTCCTTTCTTTGAGACTTTCCACAGCTAGATGTCTCACTGGCAGGAGTTCCTGGTGTTCAGCCTAGATTTTCCATTTTCTTAATTTAATCTTATTACTTCTAGTTATAACGCTGTGTACCACACTAAATAATTCCTCCCCAGATCACCCTACAAATACTGACAGGTGGTTTTATAGCTATCCAGTTAAAGTGCTTGTAAAATACTTTTGTAGCTCTCCAGTGCAGCCACATGGCCTGGCTATATTCTGACTTGCCACTTGGCTGAAAACATAAACAGCTACTGCGAGAATGCGGGTATATCCAGTTATGGCTACACTAGGAGCTTTTGCCAGCAGAGctctgttggtcaggggtgtgatgAGGTATAATCCCTTACTGACCTCGCTATGCTTCTACCAGTACAGATTGTTTTTCTTGTCAGGGGTGGCTTTACTATACTGGTACAAAGCATAGctctgctggtataactgcatccacagtaaCAGTGCTTTGTCAATATAGTATATTGGGATTCCTGTATTGGGGaagcactcctagtgtagacatggcctcagtgggGTGGAGCAAAGGAAATGATTTGGATTTGTATCCAATGATtttagaatttgttttttaatctttgtgGAAATCATTTGAAGAAATAAGATAATATATGTTAATGTCTCCCCTGAACAGGTATTATTTTCTCCTTGGCTGATAAATCCAGCTCCTCCAACATGAGGATTGATACACTGTCTTTCCTTCATGTTCTTCTCTGCAATCACCAGCCAGAAGTATTTCATCCCCATATTAAGGCACTGCTACCTCCAATTGTGTCCTGTATTGGGGACCCCTTTTATAAGATCACATCAGAAGCTTTGCTGGTCACTCAGCAGCTTGTGAAAGTTATTCGGCCCTTGGACAAATCTTGTACGTTTGATGTCAAGCCCTTTGTGAAAGACCTTTTTTCTGGTACTCTGAAGAGACTGAAAGCTGCTGATATTGATCAGGAGGTGAAAGAACGGGCTATTTCTTGCATGGGACAGATCGTCTGCAATCTTGGAGACCATTTAAGTGGTGATCTCCCGCCAACTTTGAAGATTTTTCTAGAAAGACTCAAAAATGAAATAACCAGACTAACAACAGTCAAAGCATTAACCTTAATTGCTAGTTCTCCACTGAAGATAGACTTAAGACCTATTCTAGGGGAAGGATTCCCCATTTTAGCTTCCTTCTTGCGAAAGAATCAACGTGCCTTGAAACTGAGTACTCTGACAGCTCTGGACATATTAATTAAGAACTACAGCGATAGCCTCAAGCCTGCCATGGTTGAGTCTGTGCTGACAGAGCTTCCTGCTTTGATTAGTGAGAATGATTTGCATGTTTCTCAGGTGGCTATCGTGTTCCTTACTACCTTAGCTAAGGTTTATCCATCTTCCTTATCCAAGATAAGTGGTTCAGTTCTTTCTGAACTCTTTCAGCTTGTCCACTCCCCTTTGCTACAAGGAGGAGCACTGAATGCCATAATAGACTTCTTTCAAGCTTTGGTTATAACAAAGACAGCTAACATGGGTTATGCAGAGCTGATGAAACAGCTAACAAGCCCCATATACTCAAGTCCTGGTGGGGCATCTGTGACTTTACATAAACAAGCCTATTACTCTGTAGCAAAGTGTGTGGCAGCCCTTTCATCAGCATGCCCAAAAGAAGCCACCAGGGTAGCAAGCCAGTTTATTCAAGATGTGAAGAATCCCAAGTCCAGTGCTGCTGTTAAAATGCTAGCCTTCCTTTCGCTGGCAGAGATGGGTCGCACCATGAACCTAAGTGCTCAGAAGGAGCTCAAAACAGTAATACTGGAAGCATTTGCCTCTCCCAGCGAAGAGGTGAAATCAGCAGCTTCCTATGCTCTGGGGAACATCAGTGCTGGAAATCTTAAGGAATATCTTCCCTTTATGCTGAAGGAAATTGGAAGTCAGCCCAAGAGACAATACTTACTACTCCATTCTCTAAAAGAAGtcatcagctcctccccagcagatGGCCTCAAACCTTATGTGGAAGATATTTGGGCTCTGCTTTTCAACCATTGCGAGTGCACAGAGGAGGGGACACGAAATGTGGTTGCCGAATGCTTGGGGAAACTGGCCCTAGTGAATccatcccagctgctgcccaggctcaAAAAGCAGCTGTCATCAGGTAATGGGAAGGACAAGGATTAGAATGGTAAAAGGCCTAGGGAAATGTTTTTGTTCGCTGCGTAAACATCTTCTACAGTCCTATCTTTTAATATCTTAATGTGGTATAGCTGTAGTTGGAGGGAgcaaagccaggctggggagatGATCAGCCAAAGATTAACCAAAAGAAGTGTCTCTGAAGAAGTGCAGAGTTGTGTGGTGCATGGTATTAATAAGGATGCTACAAGAATAGGAGGGCTGCGTGACAAGAGAATGCTTTGGAGGCCAGATTTGGACATGTGATGTGATGTGATCCAATATGGCATTCTCTATTCCTTTAGCTCTTGTACAAAAATAATCTTTCTTACATTTCCATTGAGCAGCATGTTTGCTAACCCAAACACATGTAaagagtagggctgtcaagcaattaaaaaaattaattgtgcgattaaacaataatagaataccatttattgaaaTAGTTTTCGATATTTTctacatatttaaatatattgatttcccttacaacacagaatacaaagtgtacagtgttcactttatatttatttttgattacaaatttttgcactgtaaaaaaacaaaagtactgtaatggtatttttcaattcacctaatacaagtactgtagtgcaatttctttatcatgaaagttgaacttacaaatgtagaattaagtaccaaaaaaactgcattcaaaaataaaacaatgtaaaattttagagccaacaagtccattcagtcctacttcttgttcagccaatcactcagacaaacacgtttgttaACATTTGCAGGAGAGaatgcttcctgcttcttgttcacaatatcacctgagaacaggcattcgcatggtactgttgtagccagcgttgcaagatatttgtgccagatgcactaaagattcatatgtcccttcatgcttcatctgccattccagaggacatgcctccatgctgataacgggttctgctcgataaccatccaaagtagtgcagactgacacatgttaattctcatcatctgagtcagatgccacaaacagaaggttgattttcttttttggtggttcgggttctgtggTTTTCCCATCAAAGTGttggtcttttaagacttctgaaagcatgctccacaccttgtccctctcagattttggaaggcacttcagattcttaaaccttgggtcgagtgctgtatctatctttagaaatctcacactggtaccttctttgcgttttgtcaaatctgcagtgaaagcgttcttaaaacgaacatgctgggtcatcatccgagactgctatatcatgaaatatatggcagaatgcaggtagaacagagcaggagacatacaattctcccgcaAGGAGctcagccacaaatttaattaatgcattatttttttaacaagcatcattagcatggagtggtggctgaagcatgaaggggcatatgaatgtttagcatatctggcacgtaaataccttggaATGCaagttacaaaagtgccatgcgaacgtctcATCTCACTTttagatgacattgtaaatatgaagccggcagcattatctctcataaatgtagacaaacttgtttgtcttagagattggctgaacaagaagtaggactgaatggacgtgtaggctctaaagctttacattgttttgtttttgaatgaagttatataacaaaaacatCTACACttctaagttgcactttcacgataaagagattgcactacaggacttgattgaggtgaactgaaaaaatactatttcttttgtttgccatttttacaatgcaaatatttgtaataaaaaataacaatagaAAGCGAGCACTGTCTTTGTGTactattgtaattgaaatcaatatatttgaaaatgtagaaaaacatccaaaaatatttattaaatttcaattggtattctattgtttaacagtatgattaaaagtgtgattaatcatgattttttaaaatcgcgattaattgttgtgagttaactgcaattaatcgacagccctagtaaagaGCATACTGTGTCAATGTatacaccatttttttttttatgttcccTCTTTGTTGCAGGTTCCCCGCATGCACGAAGTACTGTAGTAACTGCAATCAAATTCACAATTTCTGATCAGCCACAGCCTATTGACGTACTTCTTAAAGGTTGCATAGGTGAGTTTCAATTCCTATAGAAATCTTGTGAGCTCTACACATGAGGTCTGGTACACTATCAATGGCCCTACAACTGTCCTATTTTGTATTgcaagtaagatttttttttcaaattgatttGAGACTACATTTCTCTGGGGTTAACTTAGATGGAAAAAGATCTAATGCTGAGGTTGCAGAGTGAGTGTTAGTAAATGTTCTGGTCTTCCTCCTTCAGGTATGTGTGTCACTCATGAATTTAGTGGAGAATTTAGTGATTCTGGCTTCAGACAAATGTCTTGTAAAATATTTCTTAGGTTGGACACCCAGGTCCCTGTATCTCAGAGCTATTAAAGAGAAACTGCAAAAACTCTGCTTCCAAGACGTCTAGGCTGAGCATTGAAAAGAAACTCCTTCTAAAAATACTAAGGTTTCTACTTGGACTCTCAGATGAAGTCACTGGTGGCTAGCATCACACTGGTATTTCTGTACCCCTAATGTAACCTGTTGCCTCAAATAGTTTAAATCCTATCCcaaaaaaaggaagggaaaataGATCTAAATGCATCACTCTGTATAGGCTTTGCTTCTAGAGTTACTTTTAATCATTGTGTATAAGATTTCTTCATATCCTGGCTCCTTCAAATATCTTATGTTACTCTGAGGATCAGCTGTAGGTAGATCTTGAACTACAAAAACATTGCATTTAATGCTGTCAAACAAATTTTATGCTATTGTCCTGCAGGTGACTTCTTGAAGACTCTTCAGGATCCTGACTTGAATGTTCGACGTGTTGCTTTAGCCATGTTTAATTCTGCTGCTCACAATAAGCCTTCTTTAATCCGAGACCTGCTGAACACTATCCTACCCCACTTATACAATGAAACTAAGATCAGAAGGGAACTGATACGGGAGGTACGTTACTAGTGCTGCTGCTTCATGACTTCCGCATGTCAATGTCTTGGccaacatggaatggacatgaataTGCTGCGATGCTCTCATGAGCAAATAGTTGGGTGGAACCCTGGGGGCGTAGGTGGGTCGGAGAAGAACATGTATTAGGCATTAAGTTGGTCGCCCAGATGTGGCAGTGGGGAGCCTTCCCCACTGACAGCGTGACCAGGTGtatcattttttccttttaaggtAGAAATGGGGCCATTCAAGCACACAGTGGATGATGGCCTTGATGTAAGGAAAGCTGCCTTTGAGTGCATGTACTCACTGTTGGAAAGCTGCCTTGACCGACTGGACATCTATGAATACTTGAACCACGTGGAGGATGGACTTAAGGATCATTATGACATTAGGGTAACTTCCTCTCCTTATCTGGTCAAGAGTAGTGGAAGTAACTGGTTTTGATCTTATTTACTACAGTGAAGGCCAGGGCTCAGATTGTGTCAATGTGTGGTGCTGCAGCACCCGGCACCTTTTTCATGCTGCCTTTTTGTTCTCTAGTATATAGGcttactctttctttctttctttcttttaaaagttaCTAGTTGTTACGGTTGCTGCGCTGGCCTTGAAAACGTAACTCACATGTAACCTATGTACTGATGTCTGCATCAGTTTGCAAAACCTGAAACAATGGCTCTGAAAGGTGTGACGTGCCACACTCAAGGAAGgccatattggtttaaaaaactgatctggtttagaggggaagtgaaagcagctatgaaatataatatataacaaatggaagaaaggggaatttGATAGTAAtgcatataaatcagaagctaggaattgtagaaaatgtataagggaagcaaaggggcaGGAGAAATCTattgccagcagagttaaggacaataagagaGAGTATTTTTAGTATATGaggaacaaaaataattctgACAATAGTACTGGTCCATTACTAGGTGGAAATGATAGTTATCAATAAtattgcagaaaaggcagaagtgtttaataaatatttctgttctgtatctgaggggggaaaaaacagattgcCTCATCATACGATGGTGACACTCTCTTCCTCTAGTATCTCTGagggatgttaaacagcagcttctGAAGTCAGACATTTTGAAATCAGAAGGCCCAGATAACTTGTAAAGAGTTTTAAAGAGCTGGCTGTGGAGCTCACTGGATggtaatgttgattttcaataagccttggaacactggggaagttccagaagactggaaaaaaaaactaatgttgttccaatttttaaaaagggtaaacaagatgacctgggtaattatggGCCTGTCaatctgacattgatcctgggccagataatggagcagctgatatgggactcgattaataaagaattaaaggaaagtAATAAACTTTAATGTCAATCGACACAAATTAATGGAAAATAGaacctgtcaaactaactttttGGTAGATTACAAGtttagttgataaaggtaatagtgttgatgtaatatacttagcatctggaaggcatttgacttggtactgcatgacattttgattaaaaaactgtaacggtataaaattaacatggctcaAATTAAATGGACTGATAGGTCTTAAAATAttactgtaaacagggaattggCAAGTGGGTTTGTTTCCAGTGGGAGGTCCCAGAGGGGTCTGTTCTTGGCCCTACtctacttaacatttttatcagtgacctgagagaaaacataaaattatcactgatgaagtttgcagatgacattcgAAGGagcggtaaataatgaagaggataggtcacgaattcagagtgatctggattgcttggtaaactagacacaagcaaacaacatgtatttttaatacagttaaatgtaTACACCTAGGGACAAAGAATGTGGGCCTTACTTATAGGGTGGAAGAccctatcttgggaagcagtgactcagtaaaagatttggaggtcatggtagataatcagctgaacgtgagctgcAAGTGTGAAAGTTGCTAAAAGAGCTCatgtgatccttggatacataaacgggaatcttgagtaggagtagagaggttgttTTATCTCTATTTGTCACTGGTGTGACccgctgctgaaatactgtgttctgttctggcactcacaattcaagaaggatgctgaaaaattggacagggttcagagaagagccacgagaatgattaaaagattagaaaacatgtctatAGTGAtacagactcaaggagttcaatctatttagtttaacaaagagagggttaatgggtgacttgattacagtctataagtacctacatggggaacaaatatttgataatggactcttcaatctagagAGAAAGGTACACCTTTATCCTGATATAATGCGGGTTCGCATACAACGTGGTAAAGCTccaacacgctgctctgagcagcatgttaagggtgccgggccggggccgaggggttggataaggggcagagggtctcgggggt
The sequence above is drawn from the Natator depressus isolate rNatDep1 chromosome 7, rNatDep2.hap1, whole genome shotgun sequence genome and encodes:
- the LOC141990422 gene encoding cullin-associated NEDD8-dissociated protein 1-like, which encodes MTNVSYHISNLLEKMTSTDKDFRFMATNDLMMELQKDSIKLDEDSEKKVVKMLLKLLEDKNGEVQNLAVKCLGPLVSKVKEYQVETIVDSLCTNMLSDKEQLRDISSIGLKTVISELPPASTGSTMTANVCKKITAQLTGAIGKQEDVSVQLEALDILSDMLSRLGGMLYTFHSSILNCLLPQLRSPRLAVRKRAIIALGYLVLTCNGNIFSELMEHLLAELKRNESTSTTRTYIQCIAGISRQAGHRTGEYLEKIIPLVVRYCNVEDDELREYCFQAFESFVRRCPKEIGPHIPSVMGLCLKYITYDPNYNYDNEEEEEEEEMMETENGEDEEQESDDEYSDDDDISWKVRRSAAKCLEAIVSTRHDLLQDFYKTLSPVLIGRFKEREENVKADIFCAYIALLKQTLPIQSWLHASDAGGKEEIPLTMLQNQVPNIIKALHKQLKEKSIKSRQGCFSLLTELANVLPGCLADHIPALMPGIIFSLADKSSSSNMRIDTLSFLHVLLCNHQPEVFHPHIKALLPPIVSCIGDPFYKITSEALLVTQQLVKVIRPLDKSCTFDVKPFVKDLFSGTLKRLKAADIDQEVKERAISCMGQIVCNLGDHLSGDLPPTLKIFLERLKNEITRLTTVKALTLIASSPLKIDLRPILGEGFPILASFLRKNQRALKLSTLTALDILIKNYSDSLKPAMVESVLTELPALISENDLHVSQVAIVFLTTLAKVYPSSLSKISGSVLSELFQLVHSPLLQGGALNAIIDFFQALVITKTANMGYAELMKQLTSPIYSSPGGASVTLHKQAYYSVAKCVAALSSACPKEATRVASQFIQDVKNPKSSAAVKMLAFLSLAEMGRTMNLSAQKELKTVILEAFASPSEEVKSAASYALGNISAGNLKEYLPFMLKEIGSQPKRQYLLLHSLKEVISSSPADGLKPYVEDIWALLFNHCECTEEGTRNVVAECLGKLALVNPSQLLPRLKKQLSSGSPHARSTVVTAIKFTISDQPQPIDVLLKGCIGDFLKTLQDPDLNVRRVALAMFNSAAHNKPSLIRDLLNTILPHLYNETKIRRELIREVEMGPFKHTVDDGLDVRKAAFECMYSLLESCLDRLDIYEYLNHVEDGLKDHYDIRMLTFIMLARLSTLCPNAVLQRLERLIEPLRATCSTKVKAGSVKQEFEKQDELKRSAMRAVAALLTIPEVEKSPVMAEFASQIRANPEMASLYESIQKDSASLPTTESMDMN